One stretch of Anolis carolinensis isolate JA03-04 chromosome 3, rAnoCar3.1.pri, whole genome shotgun sequence DNA includes these proteins:
- the nr0b1 gene encoding nuclear receptor subfamily 0 group B member 1: protein MACLDRCRCCTDHRRHGSILYNILKSQEHRHHHHQQEEKEEAASGGEALAGPPPPPLLPPPLLLKPGVGAPGCSCGAGRRVALRSPQAACKAASAVLVKTLRFVKSVPCFQELPLDEQLVLVRSCWAPLLALGLAQDRVHFETVESARPSMLQRILTTQRRPEEEPGQGQEDDDDDDEEDEEEEEERRREPREPRCPADSRSRPQLPSAGEIQAIQGFLAKCWSLDISTKEYAYLKGTVLFNPDLPGLHCVQYIQGLQQEAQQALNEHVRLIHRGDEARFAKLNVALSMLRSINANVIAELFFRPIIGTVNMDDMLLEMLCAKL from the exons ATGGCGTGCCTGGACCGCTGCCGCTGCTGCACTGACCACCGGCGCCACGGCAGCATCCTCTACAACATCCTCAAGAGCCAAGAGcaccgccaccaccaccaccagcaggaggagaaggaggaggcggcCAGTGGCGGAGAAGCGTTGGCGGGGCCTCCTCCGCCGCCCCTCCTGCCCCCTCCGCTCCTCCTGAAGCCAGGGGTCGGGGCGCCGGGCTGCTCCTGCGGGGCCGGGCGGCGGGTGGCCCTGCGGAGCCCCCAGGCGGCGTGCAAGGCGGCCTCGGCGGTGCTGGTGAAGACGCTGCGCTTCGTGAAGAGCGTGCCCTGCTTCCAGGAGCTGCCGCTCGACGAGCAGCTGGTCCTGGTGCGCAGCTGCTGGGCGCCGCTCCTGGCGCTCGGCCTGGCCCAGGACCGCGTCCACTTCGAGACCGTGGAGAGCGCCCGGCCCAGCATGCTCCAGCGCATCCTCACCACCCAGCGGCGCCCCGAGGAAGAGCCCGGGCAGGGCCAAGAGGACGACGACGATGACgacgaggaggacgaggaggaggaggaggagcgccgCCGCGAGCCGCGAGAGCCCCGCTGCCCAGCCGACAGCCGCAGCCGCCCCCAGCTGCCCTCGGCCGGAGAGATTCAAGCCATCCAAGGCTTCCTGGCCAAGTGCTGGAGCCTGGACATCAGCACCAAGGAGTACGCCTACCTCAAGGGCACCGTGCTCTTCAACCCGG ATCTACCAGGGCTGCACTGTGTACAGTACATCCAGGGACTGCAGCAAGAAGCACAGCAAGCTCTAAATGAACATGTCAGACTGATTCACAGAGGAGATGAGGCCAGATTTGCTAAACTTAATGTAGCTTTGTCCATGCTCAGATCCATCAATGCCAATGTTATTGCAGAACTATTCTTCAGACCTATCATTGGAACAGTAAATATGGATGACATGCTGTTGGAGATGCTTTGTGCGAAATTATGA